A genomic stretch from Microtus pennsylvanicus isolate mMicPen1 chromosome 11, mMicPen1.hap1, whole genome shotgun sequence includes:
- the Tob1 gene encoding protein Tob1, with protein sequence MQLEIQVALNFIISYLYNKLPRRRVNIFGEELERLLKKKYEGHWYPEKPYKGSGFRCIHVGEKVDPVIEQASKESGLDIDDVRGNLPQDLSVWIDPFEVSYQIGEKGPVKVLYVDDSGENGCELDKEIKNSFNPEAQVFMPISDPASSVSSSPSPPFGHSAAVSPTFMPRSTQPLTFTTATFAATKFGSTKMKNSGRSSKVARTSPINLGLNVNELLKQKAISSSMHSLYGLGLGNQQQPPQQPPQQQPAQPPPPPPPPQQQQQTSALSPNAKEFIFPNMQGQGSSTNGMFPGDSPLNLSPLQYSNAFDVFAAYGGLNEKSFVDGLNFSLNNMQYSNQQFQPVMAN encoded by the coding sequence ATGCAGCTTGAAATCCAAGTAGcactaaattttattatttcgTACTTGTACAATAAGCTTCCCAGGAGACGTGTCAACATTTTTGGTGAAGAGCTTGAAAGACTTCTTAAGAAGAAGTATGAAGGGCATTGGTATCCGGAAAAGCCATACAAAGGATCAGGGTTTAGATGTATACATGTAGGGGAGAAAGTGGACCCCGTGATCGAACAAGCGTCCAAAGAGAGTGGTTTGGACATCGATGATGTTCGTGGCAATCTGCCACAGGATCTTAGCGTTTGGATCGACCCGTTTGAGGTGTCCTACCAAATTGGTGAGAAGGGACCAGTGAAGGTGCTCTACGTGGATGACAGTGGTGAAAACGGATGTGAGCTGGACAAGGAGATCAAAAACAGCTTTAACCCAGAGGCCCAGGTTTTCATGCCCATAAGTGACCCTGCCTCCTCGGTGTCCAGCTCGCCCTCGCCTCCCTTCGGTCACTCTGCGGCTGTCAGCCCCACCTTCATGCCCCGGTCTACTCAGCCTTTAACCTTTACCACTGCCACTTTTGCTGCCACCAAGTTCGGCTCTACCAAAATGAAGAATAGCGGGCGTAGCAGCAAGGTAGCGCGCACTTCTCCAATCAACCTCGGCCTGAATGTGAACGAGCTCCTGAAGCAGAAAGCCATCTCTTCCTCCATGCACTCTCTGTATGGGCTGGGCCTGGGCAACCAGCAGCAGCCTCCGCAGCAGCCACCGCAGCAGCAGCCAGCCCAGCcgccacctccacccccacctccacagcagcagcagcaaacctCTGCTCTTTCCCCCAATGCCAAGGAATTTATTTTTCCTAATATGCAGGGTCAAGGTAGTAGTACCAATGGAATGTTCCCAGGTGACAGCCCCCTTAACCTCAGTCCTCTCCAGTACAGTAATGCCTTTGATGTGTTTGCGGCCTATGGAGGCCTCAACGAGAAGTCTTTCGTAGATGGCTTGAATTTTAGCTTAAATAACATGCAGTATTCTAACCAGCAATTCCAGCCTGTTATggctaactaa